From a region of the Williamsia phyllosphaerae genome:
- a CDS encoding response regulator transcription factor gives MTEPIAASERGNDVSVLVVDDDPDVLNSLERGLRLAGFDVSTATGGAEALRSMTQRRPALLILDMNMPGLDGVGVVTALRALGDDIPVCVLSARTSVDDRIAGLEAGADDYLTKPFDLGELIARIKALLRRRPSPAPETGRPDSPDDHLVFDHLRVDIPSRLVHSGEHAVDLTRREFELLVVLAEHPGMVLSRTQLLSQVWGYDFAADTNVVDVFIGYLRRKLEANDQPRIIQTVRGVGFVLRRSA, from the coding sequence ATGACCGAACCGATCGCAGCGTCCGAGCGCGGGAACGACGTCAGCGTCCTCGTGGTCGACGACGATCCCGACGTGCTGAACTCGCTGGAACGCGGCCTGCGCCTGGCCGGGTTCGACGTCAGCACCGCCACCGGTGGCGCGGAGGCCCTGCGGTCGATGACGCAGCGACGCCCCGCCCTGCTGATCCTGGACATGAACATGCCCGGCCTCGACGGCGTCGGCGTCGTCACCGCGCTGCGCGCCCTCGGCGACGACATCCCGGTGTGCGTACTCTCCGCCCGGACCTCGGTCGACGACCGTATCGCCGGCCTCGAGGCCGGCGCCGACGACTACCTGACCAAGCCGTTCGACCTCGGTGAGCTGATCGCCCGCATCAAGGCGCTGCTCCGCCGCCGACCGTCCCCGGCGCCGGAGACGGGCCGACCCGACAGTCCCGACGACCATCTCGTCTTCGATCACCTCCGCGTCGACATCCCGTCCCGGCTCGTCCACAGCGGTGAGCACGCCGTCGACCTCACCCGCCGAGAGTTCGAGCTGCTCGTGGTCCTCGCCGAACACCCCGGGATGGTGCTGAGCCGAACACAGTTGCTCAGCCAGGTCTGGGGTTACGACTTCGCCGCCGACACCAACGTCGTCGACGTGTTCATCGGCTACCTGCGACGCAAGTTGGAGGCGAACGATCAACCCCGCATCATCCAGACGGTGCGGGGGGTCGGATTCGTCCTCCGGAGATCGGCGTGA
- a CDS encoding Nramp family divalent metal transporter has translation MAAPPVAPETGEKPGRPARRLAGVALLGPAFVAAIAYVDPGNVAANITAGARYGFLLVWVLVMACAMAVVIQYQSAKLGIVTGKTLPSLIGSRLKRKHRLAFWAQAEIVAAATDIAEVIGGAIALHLLFDLPLLLGGVIVGVISMGLLTFQSRNRQRTFESIIAGLLLIIVVGFLAGLVVNPPSAGNVLGGLVPRLQGTDTVLLATSMLGATVMPHAIYLHSALVVDRHGFSPSVARRRRLVKATRWDVLVALVIAGAVNIALLLLAAQNLQGKDGTDTIEGAQRAVGDAMGPVMATVFAVGLLASGLASTSVGCYAGASIMQGLLKIRVPMFVRRLVTLIPALVVLGSGVDPTWALVISQVVLSFGIPFAIIPLGRLTRDREIMGEFTDAAPLRVVAIAISVVVVLLNIALIFLTVTGIG, from the coding sequence ATGGCAGCTCCTCCCGTGGCACCCGAGACCGGCGAGAAGCCCGGCCGACCGGCGCGACGGCTCGCCGGTGTGGCGCTCCTGGGGCCGGCGTTCGTCGCCGCCATCGCCTACGTCGACCCGGGCAACGTCGCGGCCAACATCACCGCGGGCGCCCGCTACGGCTTCCTGCTGGTCTGGGTGCTGGTGATGGCCTGCGCGATGGCGGTGGTCATCCAGTACCAGTCGGCCAAGCTCGGCATCGTCACTGGCAAGACGCTGCCGTCGCTGATCGGGTCGCGTCTCAAGCGCAAGCATCGGCTCGCGTTCTGGGCGCAGGCCGAGATCGTCGCCGCCGCAACCGACATCGCCGAGGTCATCGGTGGCGCCATCGCGCTGCACCTGCTGTTCGACCTCCCGCTGCTTCTCGGCGGGGTGATCGTGGGCGTCATCTCGATGGGGCTGTTGACCTTTCAGTCCCGCAACCGCCAGCGCACCTTCGAATCGATCATCGCCGGACTGCTGCTGATCATCGTGGTCGGGTTCCTCGCCGGGCTCGTGGTCAACCCGCCGTCGGCGGGCAACGTCCTCGGTGGACTCGTCCCCCGGCTGCAGGGCACCGACACCGTGCTGCTGGCGACCAGCATGCTCGGCGCCACGGTCATGCCCCACGCCATCTATCTCCACTCCGCGCTGGTCGTCGACCGTCACGGGTTCAGCCCGAGCGTCGCCCGTCGTCGCCGACTCGTCAAGGCCACCCGGTGGGATGTGCTGGTGGCGTTGGTGATCGCCGGTGCGGTCAACATCGCTCTGCTGTTGCTCGCGGCGCAGAACCTGCAGGGCAAGGACGGCACCGACACCATCGAGGGTGCGCAGCGGGCGGTCGGCGACGCGATGGGTCCGGTGATGGCGACGGTGTTCGCTGTCGGACTCCTCGCCTCCGGACTCGCCTCGACGTCGGTCGGTTGTTATGCCGGCGCGTCGATCATGCAGGGACTGCTGAAGATTCGCGTCCCGATGTTCGTGCGGCGACTCGTCACGCTGATCCCGGCGCTGGTGGTCCTCGGCAGCGGGGTCGACCCCACCTGGGCGCTGGTCATCAGCCAGGTGGTGCTGAGCTTCGGCATCCCGTTCGCGATCATTCCGCTCGGCCGCCTCACCCGCGATCGCGAGATCATGGGGGAGTTCACCGATGCCGCCCCGCTACGGGTCGTCGCGATCGCGATCTCGGTGGTCGTGGTGCTGCTCAACATCGCACTGATCTTCCTCACCGTCACCGGCATCGGCTGA
- a CDS encoding hemophore-related protein, translated as MSSRFTRIKLGAITLGIGAAALAVPATASAAPPATPVPGTNCTLGQVERSIDANAPEVARYLDNPRIRAEFERIVTLPDAARRAEAEQYLNRYPQLRQYRPAVEARIGVIENTCSRF; from the coding sequence ATGAGTTCGCGATTCACACGTATCAAGTTGGGCGCCATCACCCTGGGGATCGGTGCGGCCGCGCTCGCCGTACCCGCGACCGCCTCGGCCGCTCCGCCCGCCACACCGGTGCCGGGCACCAATTGCACTCTGGGCCAGGTCGAGCGGTCGATCGACGCCAACGCCCCCGAGGTCGCGCGGTACCTGGACAACCCGCGCATCCGGGCCGAGTTCGAGCGGATCGTGACCCTGCCCGACGCCGCCCGCCGCGCCGAGGCCGAGCAGTATCTGAACCGCTACCCGCAGCTGCGCCAGTACCGCCCGGCCGTCGAGGCGCGCATCGGCGTCATCGAGAACACCTGCAGCCGCTTCTGA
- a CDS encoding FKBP-type peptidyl-prolyl cis-trans isomerase — protein MSKPQEEKPTVDFQEGPAPTELVATDIVVGDGDEAIAHGLVDVHYVGVEFDTGEEFDSSWDRGQSANFPLDRLIPGWQEGIPGMKVGGRRQLTVPPELAYGPAGAGHRLSGKTLVFVIDLLGVG, from the coding sequence TTGAGTAAGCCCCAGGAAGAAAAGCCCACCGTCGATTTCCAGGAGGGCCCCGCTCCGACCGAGTTGGTGGCCACCGACATCGTCGTCGGTGACGGCGACGAGGCGATCGCCCACGGACTGGTCGACGTGCACTACGTCGGCGTCGAGTTCGACACCGGCGAGGAGTTCGACTCGTCGTGGGACCGCGGCCAGTCCGCGAACTTCCCGCTCGATCGTCTGATCCCGGGCTGGCAGGAGGGTATCCCCGGCATGAAGGTGGGCGGTCGTCGTCAGCTCACCGTGCCGCCGGAGCTCGCCTACGGCCCCGCGGGCGCCGGACACCGGCTGTCCGGCAAGACCCTGGTGTTCGTGATCGATCTCCTCGGTGTCGGCTAA
- a CDS encoding ABC transporter ATP-binding protein/permease, with protein sequence MTATRDWSHELVESLWWLARAFGISAVAFLLVAFLLARFTVWGRQFWRLGRGNFTGRQGVTTWVMFVGLLLLTLASVRLNVLLSYQGNQLFTGLQTFAEGAAQGDSAIAQTGKDAFWNSILVFSVLATVSVVRGLSVYYLGQAFDIRWRLWQTDHVITDWLKGRAYYRNRFIDNTIDNPDQRIQADITDYVQITRTLSLGAVSSIASIIAFTQILWELSGPLDIFGVTIPHALVWLVYTYVLVSTVIAFWIGRPLIKLNFLNEAFNATFRYALVRVRDGAENVAFYRGETVERHGLLFRFAGVIANYWRLVNRTLLFSGWNLIVSQISAVFAFLIQAPRFFNGSLSLGDLTQTSSAFTSVHDSLSFFREAYDTFAGYRAALIRLDGLMDADEKSRALPQVGAGEDETISLHKVGVSTPTGVRLIDNLSLRLERGESVVVKGNSGAGKTTLLRALAEMWPYADGDIDRPDGSRTLFLSQMPYIPLGILRVAVAYPATVEEVDDERISAALEKVMLGHLVSRLDDLEDWSKILSPGEQQRIAFARILLLRPAAVFLDEATSAVDEGLEYTLYNLVKTEVPECIVFSIGHRSTIDQHHDRRLELTGSGGWELETV encoded by the coding sequence GTGACGGCAACCAGGGACTGGAGTCATGAGCTGGTCGAGTCGCTCTGGTGGCTCGCGCGGGCTTTCGGTATCTCCGCGGTGGCATTCCTGCTGGTCGCGTTCCTGCTCGCGAGGTTCACGGTCTGGGGCCGACAGTTCTGGCGACTCGGTCGTGGGAACTTCACCGGCCGTCAGGGCGTGACGACGTGGGTCATGTTCGTGGGTTTGCTGCTGCTGACGCTGGCCTCGGTCCGTCTGAACGTCCTGCTGTCCTATCAGGGCAATCAGTTGTTCACCGGTCTGCAGACCTTCGCCGAGGGGGCCGCACAGGGTGACTCCGCGATCGCGCAGACCGGCAAGGACGCGTTCTGGAACTCGATCCTGGTGTTCAGTGTGCTCGCGACGGTGTCCGTGGTCCGTGGGCTGTCGGTCTACTACCTCGGACAGGCCTTCGACATCCGTTGGCGGCTCTGGCAGACCGATCACGTCATCACCGACTGGCTCAAGGGTCGCGCCTACTACCGCAACCGTTTCATCGACAACACCATCGACAACCCCGACCAGCGAATCCAGGCCGACATCACCGACTACGTGCAGATCACCCGGACGTTGTCGCTGGGCGCGGTGTCGTCGATCGCCTCGATCATCGCGTTCACCCAGATCCTGTGGGAGCTGTCCGGGCCACTCGACATCTTCGGGGTCACGATCCCGCACGCGCTGGTGTGGTTGGTCTACACCTACGTCCTGGTGTCGACGGTGATCGCGTTCTGGATCGGTCGCCCGCTGATCAAGCTCAACTTCCTCAACGAGGCGTTCAACGCCACCTTCCGTTATGCGCTCGTCCGCGTCCGCGACGGCGCGGAGAACGTCGCGTTCTACCGCGGGGAAACCGTTGAGCGACACGGGTTGCTCTTCCGATTCGCCGGGGTGATCGCGAACTACTGGCGGCTGGTCAACCGGACCCTGCTCTTCAGTGGTTGGAACCTCATCGTCAGTCAGATCTCCGCGGTGTTCGCCTTCCTGATCCAGGCCCCGCGGTTCTTCAACGGTTCGCTGAGCCTGGGCGACCTGACCCAGACGTCGTCGGCCTTCACCTCGGTCCACGACTCGCTGTCGTTCTTCCGCGAGGCCTACGACACCTTCGCCGGCTATCGCGCGGCCCTCATCCGACTCGACGGGCTGATGGACGCCGACGAGAAGTCACGGGCGCTCCCGCAGGTGGGTGCCGGGGAGGATGAGACGATCTCGCTGCACAAGGTCGGGGTCTCGACACCGACCGGCGTACGCCTCATCGACAACCTCAGTCTCCGTCTCGAACGGGGGGAGTCGGTTGTCGTGAAGGGGAATTCAGGTGCCGGCAAGACCACGCTGCTGCGCGCGCTCGCGGAGATGTGGCCCTATGCCGACGGCGACATCGACCGGCCGGACGGGTCGCGCACGTTGTTCCTGTCGCAGATGCCGTACATCCCCCTGGGCATCCTGCGGGTCGCGGTGGCGTACCCGGCGACCGTCGAGGAGGTCGACGACGAGAGGATCTCCGCGGCGTTGGAGAAGGTGATGCTGGGCCACCTGGTGAGTCGGCTCGACGACCTCGAGGACTGGTCGAAGATCCTGTCGCCGGGTGAGCAGCAGCGCATCGCCTTCGCACGCATCCTGCTGCTGCGGCCGGCGGCGGTGTTCCTCGACGAGGCGACCTCGGCGGTCGACGAGGGGCTCGAGTACACGCTGTACAACCTGGTCAAGACCGAGGTCCCCGAGTGCATCGTGTTCTCCATCGGGCACCGCAGCACCATCGACCAGCACCACGATCGCCGTCTCGAGCTCACGGGGTCCGGAGGGTGGGAGCTCGAAACCGTCTGA
- a CDS encoding citrate synthase: protein MSAEAVSSNDSTAQSARFTYPGGELDLPIVEATEGSSGVALGKFLSETGLTTFDGGFVNTASTKSAITYIDGDAGILRYRGYPIDQLAKQSTFIEVSYLLIYGELPTPSELDDFTNRIQRHTLLHEDLKRFFDGFPRNAHPMPVLSSAVNALSAYYQDSLDPKDPEQVELSTIRLLAKLPTIAAYAYKKSAGQPFLYPDNSLSLVENFLRMTFGFPAEPYEVDPEVVKALDMLFILHADHEQNCSTSTVRLVGSSQANLFTSISGGINALWGPLHGGANQAVLEMLDDIKAGGGDTKDFMNRVKNKEAGVKLMGFGHRVYKNYDPRAAIVKETADTILQTLGVTDDLLDIAKGLEDVALHDDYFIERKLYPNVDFYTGLIYRAMGFPTRMFTVLFALGRLPGWIAHWQEMNADPGTKIGRPRQIYTGYTERDFTAMGDR from the coding sequence GTGTCCGCCGAAGCAGTGTCGTCCAACGATTCGACAGCCCAGTCCGCACGTTTCACCTACCCGGGTGGCGAGCTCGATCTCCCCATCGTCGAGGCGACCGAGGGCAGCTCCGGCGTCGCTCTCGGGAAGTTCCTCTCCGAGACGGGGCTCACGACCTTCGACGGTGGTTTCGTCAACACCGCGTCCACCAAGTCGGCGATCACCTACATCGACGGTGACGCGGGCATCCTGCGCTACCGCGGGTACCCGATCGACCAGCTCGCCAAGCAGTCGACGTTCATCGAGGTCAGCTACCTGCTGATCTACGGCGAGCTGCCGACCCCGAGTGAGCTCGACGACTTCACCAACCGGATCCAGCGGCACACCCTGCTGCACGAGGACCTCAAGCGGTTCTTCGACGGCTTCCCGCGCAACGCCCACCCGATGCCGGTGCTCTCCAGCGCCGTCAACGCGCTGAGCGCCTACTACCAGGACTCGCTCGATCCCAAGGATCCCGAGCAGGTCGAGCTGTCGACGATCCGTCTGCTGGCCAAGCTGCCGACGATCGCGGCGTACGCGTACAAGAAGTCGGCCGGCCAGCCGTTCCTCTACCCGGACAACTCGCTGAGCCTGGTGGAGAACTTCCTGCGGATGACGTTCGGTTTCCCGGCCGAGCCGTACGAGGTCGACCCCGAGGTCGTCAAGGCCCTCGACATGCTGTTCATCCTGCACGCCGATCACGAGCAGAACTGCTCGACGTCGACGGTGCGGCTGGTCGGTTCGTCGCAGGCCAACCTGTTCACCTCGATCTCCGGTGGCATCAACGCACTCTGGGGCCCGCTGCACGGCGGCGCCAACCAGGCCGTGCTCGAGATGCTCGACGACATCAAGGCGGGCGGTGGCGACACCAAGGACTTCATGAACCGCGTGAAGAACAAGGAAGCCGGCGTAAAGCTGATGGGATTCGGCCACCGGGTCTACAAGAACTACGACCCGCGTGCGGCCATCGTCAAGGAGACCGCGGACACGATCCTGCAGACCCTCGGTGTCACCGACGATCTGCTCGACATCGCCAAGGGTCTCGAGGACGTCGCCCTGCACGACGACTACTTCATCGAGCGCAAGCTCTACCCGAACGTGGATTTCTACACCGGACTCATCTACCGCGCCATGGGATTCCCCACGCGCATGTTCACCGTGTTGTTCGCGCTCGGCCGTCTGCCGGGCTGGATCGCGCACTGGCAGGAGATGAATGCCGACCCCGGTACCAAGATCGGGCGTCCGCGCCAGATCTACACCGGGTACACCGAGCGCGACTTCACAGCTATGGGAGACCGTTGA
- a CDS encoding alpha-hydroxy acid oxidase → MKRRVPKVADLAPLMQFKKPELNAKRRRLEKALTIEDLRRIAKRRTPKAAFDYTDGSAEAELSIERARQSFRDIEFHPAILRDVSTVDTSCQILGGSSSMPFGIAPTGFTRMMQTEGEYAGSRAAGRAGIPFSLSTMGTASIEDVRDANPDGRNWFQLYMWKDRDKSMALVERAAAAGYDTLLVTVDVPVAGARLRDKRNGMSIPPALTPATVLDALPRPQWWIDFLTTEPLAFASLDRWSGTVAELLDTMFDPTVTFDDLAWIKSQWPGKLVVKGIQTIADARAVVDLGVDGIILSNHGGRQLDRAPIPFHLLPEVAAELGGRTEIILDTGIMSGADIVAAIALGADFTLVGRAYLYGLMAGGEAGVDRAIEILSEQITRTMRLLGVTSLDALTPAHVTQLVRLAPRPAGIDHSPG, encoded by the coding sequence ATGAAACGTCGGGTACCCAAGGTCGCCGACCTCGCCCCGCTGATGCAGTTCAAGAAGCCGGAGCTCAACGCCAAACGTCGCCGTCTGGAGAAGGCGTTGACGATCGAGGATCTGCGCAGGATCGCCAAGCGTCGCACGCCGAAGGCCGCGTTCGACTACACCGACGGGTCCGCCGAGGCCGAACTGTCGATCGAGCGGGCGCGACAGTCGTTTCGCGACATCGAGTTCCACCCGGCGATCCTGCGGGACGTCTCCACCGTGGACACCAGCTGTCAGATCCTCGGCGGCAGTTCCAGCATGCCGTTCGGGATCGCGCCGACCGGCTTCACGAGGATGATGCAGACCGAGGGCGAGTACGCCGGGTCGCGGGCCGCCGGTCGCGCGGGCATCCCGTTCTCCCTGTCGACCATGGGCACCGCGTCCATCGAGGACGTGCGCGACGCCAATCCGGATGGCCGCAACTGGTTTCAGCTGTACATGTGGAAGGACCGCGACAAGTCGATGGCGCTCGTCGAGCGCGCCGCGGCCGCCGGATACGACACGCTGCTGGTGACCGTCGACGTCCCGGTGGCCGGCGCGCGGCTGCGGGACAAGCGCAACGGGATGTCGATACCGCCCGCACTCACGCCCGCGACCGTCCTCGACGCGTTGCCGCGCCCGCAGTGGTGGATCGATTTCCTCACCACCGAGCCGCTTGCGTTCGCCTCGCTGGATCGATGGTCGGGGACCGTCGCCGAGTTGCTGGACACCATGTTCGACCCGACCGTCACCTTCGACGACCTCGCCTGGATCAAATCGCAGTGGCCCGGAAAGCTGGTGGTCAAGGGGATCCAGACGATTGCCGACGCACGGGCCGTCGTCGACCTGGGCGTGGACGGCATCATCCTGTCGAATCACGGCGGGCGACAGCTGGATCGGGCGCCGATCCCGTTCCACCTGCTCCCAGAGGTCGCCGCCGAGCTCGGCGGGCGTACCGAGATTATCCTCGACACCGGCATCATGTCGGGCGCCGACATCGTCGCGGCCATCGCACTCGGCGCCGACTTCACCCTCGTCGGGCGGGCCTATCTCTACGGGTTGATGGCCGGTGGTGAGGCGGGGGTCGACCGGGCCATCGAGATCCTGAGTGAACAGATCACCCGCACGATGCGGTTGCTCGGCGTCACCTCGCTCGACGCGCTCACCCCGGCCCACGTGACGCAATTGGTCCGGCTGGCACCGCGACCGGCCGGGATCGACCACTCACCAGGCTGA
- a CDS encoding ROK family protein yields the protein MSAKNLVAGVDVGGTNIEVGLVDSHHRVVDRAKANTPTEGPDAVLSTIAELVSSFDADPWAVGVGIPGVVHEGDVLTVPNLSNWHDKVEIGDELGKALGIPVALGNDANVGLLGEWLAGAADGADNVLGLWMGTGIGGALIIDGEPFNGSRGAAGEIGHVVVQERGALCGCGRRGCVEAYAGRRSMETAAADMVEAGRTTSLFDIRDELGKTKITSKVWKKALDSGDELAVSLFDTAIDALGVAIGSTLNVLDLDLVVVGGGLAEKLGQDLADRIETATAPWVLQPNPDRRFVVSALGDDAGIVGAASLGRKLL from the coding sequence GTGTCGGCTAAGAATCTCGTCGCCGGCGTCGATGTCGGGGGAACCAACATCGAGGTCGGACTGGTCGATTCCCACCATCGGGTGGTCGACCGCGCGAAGGCGAACACCCCGACCGAGGGTCCGGATGCGGTGCTCTCGACGATCGCCGAACTGGTGTCGTCGTTCGACGCCGACCCGTGGGCGGTCGGTGTCGGGATCCCAGGAGTCGTCCACGAGGGCGACGTCCTGACAGTCCCCAATCTCTCCAACTGGCACGACAAGGTCGAGATCGGTGACGAACTCGGCAAGGCGCTCGGCATCCCGGTTGCACTCGGCAACGACGCGAACGTCGGACTGCTCGGCGAGTGGCTCGCCGGTGCGGCCGATGGCGCGGACAACGTACTGGGTCTCTGGATGGGCACCGGCATCGGTGGAGCACTGATCATCGACGGTGAACCGTTCAACGGATCCCGCGGTGCCGCAGGCGAGATCGGTCACGTGGTGGTCCAGGAACGTGGCGCGTTGTGCGGCTGCGGTCGGCGCGGGTGTGTGGAGGCCTACGCGGGCCGTCGGTCGATGGAGACCGCGGCCGCGGACATGGTGGAGGCGGGCCGGACCACGAGCCTGTTCGACATCCGTGACGAGCTCGGCAAGACCAAGATCACCTCGAAGGTGTGGAAGAAGGCGCTCGACTCCGGCGACGAACTGGCGGTGTCGTTGTTCGACACCGCGATCGACGCTCTCGGGGTCGCGATCGGGTCGACGCTCAACGTCCTCGATCTCGATCTGGTGGTGGTCGGTGGCGGCCTCGCCGAGAAACTCGGCCAGGACCTGGCCGATCGGATCGAAACCGCCACCGCGCCATGGGTTCTCCAACCCAACCCGGACCGCAGGTTCGTGGTCTCGGCGCTGGGTGACGATGCGGGCATCGTCGGTGCGGCCTCACTCGGCCGCAAGCTGCTCTGA
- a CDS encoding sensor histidine kinase: MAAALVTVIIVGLVGAVAWTQVRTSGYRELDARVDTLSAAMQPSLSNPNSTTIADNVASGSLATTRVGALALFSTPTQIPQQDVGIRDTTINNTKYRVKTVSVLDSSILNGGANISVAVPLKPTLDRIDGLRRGLLLIGLAAVVASAVLAWLLGGLAIRPLRRLAKHTEALPVDAGPADPERAALHTVRGAREAEEIAAAMNSLLGRVDDERARTQEALTTARDFASVSAHELRTPLTAMRTDLEVLDTFSPDAASRAEIITDLRRSHGRILETLASLENLAQGELGGRDRVRMDVVDILDRVATESAARLHGVTISLDGDQSVPAAVVETGIAMAVQNAVINAVRHGQATEIRLSAHPLDAHGGAVIWVDDNGRGIPPADRARLFGRFERGTTTASGSGLGLALIAQQATLHRGTAELSDSPLGGTRLAIGIDTPT, translated from the coding sequence GTGGCCGCCGCCCTGGTCACCGTCATCATCGTCGGCCTCGTGGGTGCGGTCGCCTGGACCCAGGTCCGCACGAGCGGCTATCGCGAACTCGACGCGCGCGTCGACACCCTCTCGGCGGCCATGCAACCCAGCCTCTCCAACCCCAACTCGACCACCATCGCCGACAACGTCGCCTCCGGATCCCTCGCGACCACCCGGGTCGGCGCACTGGCCCTGTTCAGCACGCCGACACAGATCCCACAGCAGGACGTCGGCATCCGTGACACGACGATCAACAACACGAAGTACCGAGTCAAAACCGTGTCGGTACTGGACAGTTCGATCCTCAATGGTGGAGCGAACATCTCGGTGGCCGTACCCCTCAAACCCACCCTGGACCGGATCGACGGACTCCGACGCGGCCTGCTGCTGATCGGGTTGGCCGCGGTCGTGGCCTCGGCCGTACTCGCCTGGCTGCTCGGCGGATTGGCCATCCGCCCGTTGCGCCGACTCGCCAAACACACCGAGGCGTTGCCCGTCGACGCCGGACCCGCGGACCCCGAACGCGCTGCACTGCACACCGTTCGCGGCGCGCGTGAGGCCGAGGAGATCGCCGCGGCGATGAACTCGCTGCTCGGGCGGGTCGACGACGAACGGGCCCGGACCCAGGAGGCGCTGACCACCGCACGCGACTTCGCGTCGGTCTCGGCGCACGAACTGCGAACCCCGTTGACCGCCATGCGCACCGACCTCGAGGTCCTCGACACCTTCTCCCCCGACGCGGCGTCGCGCGCCGAGATCATCACCGACCTGCGCCGATCACACGGTCGGATCCTGGAAACGCTGGCGTCGCTGGAGAACCTGGCCCAGGGCGAGCTCGGCGGCCGCGACCGGGTGCGGATGGATGTCGTGGACATCCTCGACCGGGTCGCGACCGAGTCGGCCGCGCGCCTGCACGGTGTGACGATCTCGCTCGACGGCGACCAGTCGGTGCCGGCCGCGGTGGTCGAGACCGGGATCGCGATGGCGGTCCAGAACGCGGTGATCAACGCCGTCCGGCACGGTCAGGCCACCGAGATCCGGTTGTCCGCCCATCCGCTCGACGCACACGGTGGTGCGGTCATCTGGGTCGACGACAACGGTCGGGGGATCCCACCGGCCGATCGGGCGCGGTTGTTCGGGCGCTTCGAACGTGGCACGACCACCGCCTCCGGGTCCGGCCTCGGACTGGCCCTGATCGCACAGCAGGCGACGCTGCATCGGGGCACCGCCGAGCTGTCCGACAGCCCCCTCGGCGGGACACGATTGGCGATCGGCATCGACACACCGACCTGA
- a CDS encoding cryptochrome/photolyase family protein gives MSSSTSLLWFRRDLRLSDLPSLLAAADAADRVLACFVLDPWLVKTAGDRRLKFLYDSLRGLDEKLDGRLLVVRGKPENQIPKIAKAIDANSVHISADHAPYGVARDARVEEALSGIKGGDIELHSTGSSFAVTPGRVTKNDGEPYKVFTPYFRAWREHGWHSPARSGAKSADWIDPKDVVGTGSSDVHAVDIPDVDVELSIPAGEDAAQKRWKQFRQGAGDYSQHSVEDYDDARDRPDLDASSRMSAYLKFGNIHPRTMLADLTELEKDSDHKDGATAYLRELCFRDFYASVLREWPHSAWHNWNRSFDAIEVDEDKAAHEAFDAWKAGKTGFPIVDAGMRQLSGSGFMHNRVRMIVASFLVKDLHVPWQWGARWFLDQLIDGDLASNQHGWQWTAGCGTDASPYFRVFNPTTQGLKFDPSGDYVRRWVPELADVEGKAVHELKDGRPSDYPEPMVDHKAEREEALRRYGQVSGK, from the coding sequence ATGAGTTCCTCCACATCGCTGCTCTGGTTTCGACGCGACCTGCGTCTGTCCGACCTGCCGTCCCTGCTCGCCGCGGCCGATGCCGCCGACCGCGTGCTCGCCTGCTTCGTCCTCGATCCGTGGCTGGTCAAGACCGCAGGCGACCGGCGGCTGAAATTCCTCTACGACTCGCTGCGCGGACTCGACGAGAAGCTCGACGGGCGGCTGCTGGTGGTGCGGGGCAAGCCGGAGAACCAGATCCCGAAGATCGCCAAGGCCATCGACGCGAACTCGGTGCACATCTCGGCCGACCACGCCCCCTACGGCGTCGCCCGCGACGCACGGGTCGAGGAGGCACTCAGTGGCATCAAGGGCGGTGACATCGAACTGCATTCGACGGGGTCGTCGTTCGCGGTCACCCCGGGGCGGGTCACCAAGAACGATGGCGAGCCGTACAAGGTGTTCACCCCCTATTTCCGCGCCTGGCGCGAGCACGGCTGGCACTCCCCGGCGCGGTCGGGCGCGAAGTCGGCGGACTGGATCGACCCGAAGGACGTCGTGGGTACCGGATCGTCGGACGTGCACGCCGTCGACATCCCCGACGTCGACGTCGAGCTGTCGATCCCGGCGGGTGAGGACGCAGCGCAGAAACGGTGGAAGCAGTTCCGTCAGGGCGCCGGGGACTACTCCCAGCACTCGGTGGAGGACTACGACGACGCCCGCGACCGACCCGATCTCGATGCCAGCAGCCGGATGTCGGCCTACCTGAAGTTCGGCAACATCCATCCGCGCACCATGCTCGCCGACCTCACCGAACTGGAGAAGGACAGCGACCACAAGGACGGGGCGACGGCGTACCTGCGTGAGCTCTGCTTCCGTGACTTCTACGCATCGGTGCTGCGTGAGTGGCCGCACAGCGCGTGGCACAACTGGAACCGCAGCTTCGACGCCATCGAGGTCGACGAGGACAAGGCCGCCCACGAGGCCTTCGACGCCTGGAAAGCGGGAAAGACCGGCTTCCCGATCGTCGACGCGGGCATGCGGCAGCTCTCCGGGTCGGGGTTCATGCACAACCGCGTCCGCATGATCGTCGCGTCGTTTCTCGTCAAGGATCTGCACGTGCCGTGGCAGTGGGGCGCCCGGTGGTTCCTCGACCAGCTCATCGACGGTGACCTCGCCAGCAACCAGCACGGGTGGCAGTGGACCGCGGGTTGCGGAACCGACGCGTCCCCGTATTTCCGGGTGTTCAACCCGACCACCCAGGGACTGAAGTTCGACCCGAGCGGCGACTACGTCCGACGCTGGGTGCCCGAACTCGCCGACGTGGAGGGCAAGGCGGTCCACGAGCTGAAGGACGGTCGGCCCTCGGACTACCCCGAGCCCATGGTCGACCACAAAGCCGAACGTGAAGAGGCCCTGCGTCGCTACGGACAGGTCTCCGGTAAGTGA